From one Shewanella sp. GD04112 genomic stretch:
- a CDS encoding Hsp20 family protein, translating into MRTYDLTPLYRSAIGFDRLAQMAEHAAANNGNSGYPPYNIELLGENRYRITMAVAGFSMEELEISSEGEKLLVKGNKAESQTERKYLYQGIAERGFERTFQLADYVTVLGASLENGLLNIDLVREIPEALKPRKIEITTSRLLDGQS; encoded by the coding sequence ATGCGTACTTATGATTTAACTCCTCTTTACCGTAGTGCTATTGGTTTTGATCGTTTAGCCCAGATGGCAGAACATGCTGCCGCGAATAATGGCAACTCAGGTTATCCTCCATATAACATTGAACTCCTTGGCGAAAATCGTTATCGCATTACTATGGCCGTGGCCGGGTTCTCGATGGAAGAGCTTGAGATCAGTAGCGAAGGTGAGAAATTACTGGTGAAAGGCAATAAGGCCGAGAGCCAAACCGAGCGTAAATACCTATACCAAGGTATTGCCGAGCGCGGGTTTGAACGCACTTTCCAACTGGCGGATTATGTGACTGTATTGGGTGCCAGTTTAGAGAATGGTTTATTGAACATTGATTTAGTGCGTGAAATCCCAGAAGCGTTAAAACCACGCAAGATTGAAATCACCACCTCGCGCCTATTAGACGGTCAATCCTAA
- the ilvN gene encoding acetolactate synthase small subunit — protein MRRIISVLLENQSGALSRVVGLFSQRGYNIESLTVAPTDDNTLSRLNITVVADEKVLEQIEKQLHKLVDVLKVSNVTESAYIERELALVKVRAQGELREEIKRTADIFRGQIVDVTANLYTIQLVGTTEKLDAFIHSMGEVTKVVEVSRSGVVGLARGEKAMRA, from the coding sequence ATGCGTCGAATTATATCTGTATTACTCGAAAACCAATCCGGCGCCCTATCCCGTGTTGTCGGCCTGTTTTCCCAGCGCGGTTACAACATCGAAAGTTTAACTGTGGCACCAACCGATGATAACACCTTATCGCGCCTCAATATTACCGTAGTGGCCGACGAAAAAGTGCTAGAGCAAATCGAGAAACAGCTGCACAAGTTAGTCGATGTGCTTAAGGTGTCGAATGTCACCGAATCGGCTTATATCGAGCGGGAGTTGGCGCTGGTTAAAGTCCGCGCCCAAGGGGAATTACGGGAAGAAATTAAGCGTACCGCCGATATCTTCCGTGGGCAAATTGTCGATGTCACCGCCAATCTCTACACCATTCAATTGGTGGGCACGACCGAGAAACTCGATGCCTTTATTCACTCCATGGGTGAAGTGACCAAGGTAGTTGAAGTATCGCGCTCGGGCGTTGTGGGTCTGGCCCGCGGCGAGAAAGCGATGAGAGCATAG